The genomic segment CAGCCGAACTCGGCCTCCATGGGCTTGATGTAGACGCCGAAGACCGAGCGGACGCCCGAGCCGGCCAGCATGCAGAGGGTGATCGCGCCGAGCACGATCCAGGCGGGGTGGAGCCGGGGACGGGGGGTCACGCGCTTAGGATGCCATGGCCCCCCGTCCTCGATTCAGTTCAGGACTTCCGCGGCCACCTCGCGCCTGAAGGTGAGGGCGTCGCCCACCGCGTCCACGACGACCGTGTCGCCCTCCTTGAACTCGCCCTCGAGCAGCCTGAGCGCCAGCGGATCCTGGATGAGCCGCTGGATCGTGCGCTTGAGGGGCCGCGCGCCGAACGTCGGGTCGTGGCCCTCGCGGCCGAGCAGCGCCTTCGCCGCGTCGGTCACCTCGAGCGTGAGGCGCTTGGCCTCGAGCCGGCGGCGGAGACGCCCGAGCTGGATCTCGACGATCCGCGCGAGCTCCTCGCGCCCGAGCGGGTGGAAGATCACCACCTCGTCGATGCGGTTGAGGAACTCCGGCCGCAGCGTGTTCCGCAGCTCCTGCATGAGGAGCGGCCGCACCTTGTCGGGCTTCTCGTACTCGCGGAAGATGTGGCTCCCGAGATTCGAGGTCATGATGACGACCGTGTTCCGGAAGTCCACCGTGCGGCCGTGGCCGTCGGTCAATCGGCCGTCGTCGAGGAGCTGAAGCAGGACGTTGAAGACGTCGGCGTGCGCCTTCTCGATCTCATCGAACAGGACCACAGAATACGGACGCCGGCGCACGGCTTCGGTCAGCTGGCCGCCCTCGTCGTACCCGACGTAGCCGGGGGGCGCGCCGATGAGCCGCGCCACCGTGTGCTTCTCCATGTACTCGGACATGTCCAGGCGGATCATGGCCCGCTCGTCGTCGAACAGGAACTCGGCGAGCGCCCGCGCGAGCTCGGTCTTGCCCACGCCGGTCGGCCCGAGGAACAGGAAGGAGCCGATGGGGCGGTTTTCGTCCGCGAGGCCGGAGCGCGCCCGCCGGACGGCGTTCGCGACCGCGCGGATCGCTTCCTCCTGGCCGACCACACGCTCCGCGAGCCGCTCCTCCATGCGGACGAGCTTCTGGATCTCGCCCTCGAGGAGCCGCGTCACCGGAATCCCGGTCCACTTCGCCACCGTGATGGCGATGTCCTCCTCGTCCACCTCCTCGCGCAGCATGCGGCCCTGCGCCCCGCGCTCGGCGAGACGCCCTTCGAGCTCGGCGAGCTGCTTCTCGAGCGCGAGGAGCGTGCCGTAGCGGAGCTCGGCGGCCTTCGTGAGGTCGCCCCGCCGCTCGGCCTCGGCCATCTGCTGCCTGGCGGCCTCGATCTCCTCCCTGACCTTGCCGAGCCGCGTGATGCCCTCGCGCTCGACCTGCCAGCGGGCCTTGAGCGCGGCGCCCTTCTCCTGGAGCTCCGCCAGCTCGGCGTCGATCTTCTGGAGCCGCTCGCGCGAGAGGGGATCGTCATCGCGCGCGACGGAGACGCGCTCGATCTGGAGCTGCATCACGCGGCGGTCGATCTCGTCGATCTCCTGCGGCTTGGACTCGATCTGGATGCGGATGCGGGCCGCGGCCTCGTCCACGAGGTCGATGGCCTTGTCGGGGAGGAACCGGTCGGCGATGTACCGGTGCGAGAGCACCGCCGCCGCGACGAGCGCCGTGTCCTTGATCTTCACCTTGTGGTGCGTCTCGTACTTGTCCTTGAGGCCCCGGAGGATCGCGATCGTGTCCTCGACGGACGGCTCGCGCACCATGACCGGCTGGAACCGCCGCTCGAGCGCGGCGTCCTTCTCGACGTGCTTGCGGTACTCGTCGAGCGTCGTCGCGCCGATGCAGCGGAGCTCGCCGCGCGCCAGCGCGGGCTTGAGCATGTTCGCCGCGTCCACCGCGCCCTCGGCCGCGCCCGCGCCCACGAGCGTGTGGAGCTCGTCGATGAAGCAGACGATCCGGCCCTCCGACTCGGTGATCTCCTTGAGCACGGCCTTCAGCCGGTCCTCGAACTCCCCCCGATACTTGGAGCCGGCGACGAGGGCGCCGATGTCGAGCGCCACGAGCGTCTTGCCCTTGAGCCCGTCCGGCACGTCGCCCGCGACGATGCGCTGTGCGAGGCCCTCGACGATCGCGGTCTTGCCGACGCCGGGCTCGCCGATCAGCACCGGGTTGTTCTTCGTGCGGCGCGAGAGGACCTGGATGACGCGCCGGATCTCCTCGTCGCGGCCGATGACGGGGTCGAGCTTGCCCTTGCGGGCGAGCTCCGTGAGGTCGCGCGCGTAGCGCTGCAGCGCCTGGTACTTGTCCTCCGGATTCGGGTCGGTGACCCGCTGGGAGCCGCGCACCTCGACGAGCGCCTTGTAGATGGCGTCCGGCGTGGCGCCGTGCTGCGCCAGGAGGCGCCCCGCGGCCCCGTCGCGCTCCTGCGCGAGCGCCAGCAGGAGGTGCTCGGTCGAGACGTACTCGTCCTTGAGACGCTCGGCCTCCGCCTGCGCGCGCGCGAGCGCCTTGCGCGTGCGCTCGCCGAGATACTGGCCGCTCCCGCCGGTGACCGTGGGGAGCTTCGCGAGCTCGGCCCGCAAGGCCTGCTGGATCGCCTCGCGCCGCGCGCCGAGCTTGGCGAGCAGCGGGCCGACGACGCCCTCGGGCTGCTCGACCAGCGCCGCGAGGAGGTGCTCGGGCTCGAGCGCCTGGTGGCCCTCGCGGTCCGCGAGCGACTGCGCCGCCTGCAACGCTTCCTGTGCCTTCACCGTGAACTTGTCGAGTCTCATGCTCCTCTCACCCCTGGTAGGCGCGCGGGTCGTCCCGCCTGAGCGCCCTCAGCTTTTCGTACAGCTCTTTCTCCGCCGCGCCGAGCTCGCTCGGCATGACGATCCTCACCGTCACGAGCTGGTCGCCGGCGCCCGCGCCCTTGAGGCGCGGCATCCCGTAGCCCGGCAGCCGGAACACGCGGCCGCTCGAGGTCGCCGCCGGGATCTTCATCGAGACCTTGCCCTTGAGCGTCGGCACCTCGAGCGTCGTGCCGAGCGCCGCCTCGGGGGCGGTGATCGGCAGCGTCAGGTGGACGTCGTCGCCCTTGCGCTCGAACATCGGGTGCGGGGATACGGTCACCTCGAGGTAGAGGTCGCCGCGCT from the Candidatus Methylomirabilota bacterium genome contains:
- the clpB gene encoding ATP-dependent chaperone ClpB, which gives rise to MRLDKFTVKAQEALQAAQSLADREGHQALEPEHLLAALVEQPEGVVGPLLAKLGARREAIQQALRAELAKLPTVTGGSGQYLGERTRKALARAQAEAERLKDEYVSTEHLLLALAQERDGAAGRLLAQHGATPDAIYKALVEVRGSQRVTDPNPEDKYQALQRYARDLTELARKGKLDPVIGRDEEIRRVIQVLSRRTKNNPVLIGEPGVGKTAIVEGLAQRIVAGDVPDGLKGKTLVALDIGALVAGSKYRGEFEDRLKAVLKEITESEGRIVCFIDELHTLVGAGAAEGAVDAANMLKPALARGELRCIGATTLDEYRKHVEKDAALERRFQPVMVREPSVEDTIAILRGLKDKYETHHKVKIKDTALVAAAVLSHRYIADRFLPDKAIDLVDEAAARIRIQIESKPQEIDEIDRRVMQLQIERVSVARDDDPLSRERLQKIDAELAELQEKGAALKARWQVEREGITRLGKVREEIEAARQQMAEAERRGDLTKAAELRYGTLLALEKQLAELEGRLAERGAQGRMLREEVDEEDIAITVAKWTGIPVTRLLEGEIQKLVRMEERLAERVVGQEEAIRAVANAVRRARSGLADENRPIGSFLFLGPTGVGKTELARALAEFLFDDERAMIRLDMSEYMEKHTVARLIGAPPGYVGYDEGGQLTEAVRRRPYSVVLFDEIEKAHADVFNVLLQLLDDGRLTDGHGRTVDFRNTVVIMTSNLGSHIFREYEKPDKVRPLLMQELRNTLRPEFLNRIDEVVIFHPLGREELARIVEIQLGRLRRRLEAKRLTLEVTDAAKALLGREGHDPTFGARPLKRTIQRLIQDPLALRLLEGEFKEGDTVVVDAVGDALTFRREVAAEVLN